A single region of the Changchengzhania lutea genome encodes:
- a CDS encoding SulP family inorganic anion transporter, giving the protein MSPKKNNIKGFFKALPKNIFSGFVVSLIALPLGLGLAMASDAPPIAGIIAAIVGGIMVSLLGGSHVTIVGPGNGLVGVLLVAIASLGLESAYVAIICSGILLIILGFLRMGTLADFFPSSAIQGMLAAIGLIILGKQFHIMFAHKIKREDTIDYLLEIPYTINDALHYDNKGLIYAALAGVLSLAIMLFYSKIRNKYLQLIPAPMWIVLLSIGFSYYFEIGLHEPNPIAKEYMISGIPDIHHIIAEIPSLNFTSMGSLSFWSSVLALTLISSIESLLSIKAVDKLDPEKRRSNVNRDLKALGLATVGSGFLGGLNVVTVIARSSVNVNQGGSNRSSNFFHAIFLLLFIGLFSTQLTRIPLPALMAILVYTGYKLASPDVIKKIFSIGKEQLLIFFITLIVTLKIGLITGILAGVVTTLIIHVMINKSVGLFVRNVLKPNVLMYKEPGTQSGFYVSVKHFCSFINYYRLKDRLDAVPEHEDVIVDFSLCEFVDHTVMENMNSYNELFEKRGGHFDVIGLDMHDADSNHPFALRRMLPVPKIISDNLTRRQTSMEVLAQDYSLNYSSKKEKSLSFLNSFSFFGTKHINHIYNKISQQDLSIQIFDIEFSEGEFIAKEVVRSTMLYLNINRLIPKFTLDKEGFLEKLYAIAGFRDIPIHNRSDFSNRFYLKGDNEADISSFFNNDITNFFESNPYYHVESNGEALLIFGKERLASLKELKALYDFGKRLKDVIQNQ; this is encoded by the coding sequence ATGAGTCCGAAAAAAAACAATATAAAAGGATTTTTCAAAGCTCTCCCTAAAAATATTTTTTCTGGGTTTGTGGTGAGTCTTATCGCGTTACCGCTAGGACTTGGTTTAGCTATGGCAAGTGATGCGCCTCCTATTGCAGGAATTATTGCAGCCATAGTTGGTGGTATCATGGTGTCACTTTTAGGCGGAAGCCACGTGACTATTGTAGGGCCAGGCAACGGACTAGTAGGTGTGCTTTTAGTGGCCATTGCAAGCCTTGGTTTAGAAAGCGCATATGTGGCCATTATATGTTCGGGAATACTCCTGATTATTTTAGGGTTTTTAAGAATGGGGACTTTAGCAGACTTCTTTCCGTCGTCTGCCATTCAAGGGATGTTGGCAGCTATTGGCTTGATTATTCTGGGGAAACAATTTCATATCATGTTTGCTCATAAAATCAAAAGAGAAGATACCATTGACTATCTTTTGGAAATCCCCTATACCATTAATGACGCTTTACATTATGACAATAAAGGCTTGATTTATGCGGCTTTAGCGGGTGTTCTTAGTTTAGCGATTATGCTCTTTTATTCAAAAATTAGAAATAAGTATTTGCAACTTATTCCAGCACCTATGTGGATTGTGTTGCTCTCTATTGGTTTTAGTTACTATTTTGAAATAGGCTTGCACGAACCCAATCCTATTGCGAAGGAATATATGATTTCGGGTATCCCAGACATTCACCATATTATTGCTGAAATACCTAGTTTAAATTTTACTAGCATGGGCAGCTTATCGTTTTGGTCGAGCGTATTGGCGCTCACGCTTATTTCTAGTATTGAATCGCTTTTAAGCATTAAAGCAGTTGATAAATTAGATCCCGAAAAACGCCGCTCCAATGTGAATAGAGATTTAAAAGCACTGGGGCTAGCAACGGTAGGTAGTGGTTTCTTGGGCGGTTTAAATGTGGTTACGGTTATTGCGCGTAGCTCTGTAAATGTGAACCAAGGCGGAAGCAATAGATCCTCCAACTTTTTTCACGCCATCTTTTTATTGCTTTTTATAGGCCTTTTTAGCACACAGCTCACGCGTATTCCGCTTCCCGCTTTAATGGCTATTTTAGTGTACACGGGTTATAAATTAGCATCACCAGACGTTATTAAAAAAATCTTTTCTATTGGTAAAGAGCAACTCCTTATATTTTTTATTACCCTAATCGTCACTCTAAAAATAGGTTTGATAACAGGCATATTAGCAGGGGTTGTGACCACCCTCATTATTCATGTGATGATAAATAAAAGCGTTGGTTTATTTGTGAGGAACGTATTAAAACCGAATGTTTTAATGTACAAAGAACCGGGAACTCAAAGTGGGTTTTACGTGAGCGTTAAACATTTTTGTAGCTTTATAAACTATTACAGGCTTAAGGACAGATTAGATGCTGTACCAGAGCACGAAGATGTGATTGTAGACTTTTCCTTATGTGAATTTGTAGACCATACGGTGATGGAAAACATGAACAGTTATAATGAATTATTTGAGAAAAGAGGCGGGCATTTTGACGTTATTGGTTTAGATATGCACGATGCAGATTCCAATCACCCGTTTGCCTTAAGGCGCATGCTTCCAGTACCAAAAATTATAAGCGACAATTTGACCAGACGCCAAACCAGTATGGAGGTTTTGGCTCAGGATTATAGTTTGAATTACAGCTCTAAAAAAGAAAAAAGCTTATCTTTCTTAAATAGTTTTTCCTTTTTTGGCACCAAGCACATCAATCACATTTACAACAAAATTTCTCAACAAGACCTTAGCATACAAATATTCGATATTGAATTTTCTGAGGGTGAATTTATAGCAAAAGAGGTCGTTCGTTCTACTATGTTATACCTTAATATTAATCGTCTCATTCCAAAATTCACCTTAGATAAGGAAGGATTTTTAGAAAAGCTTTATGCCATAGCTGGTTTTAGGGATATCCCAATTCACAACCGTTCAGATTTTTCGAATAGATTCTACCTTAAAGGAGATAATGAAGCTGACATTAGTAGTTTTTTCAATAACGACATTACTAATTTCTTTGAAAGCAATCCCTATTACCACGTCGAGTCCAACGGGGAGGCCCTTTTAATATTTGGTAAAGAGCGTCTGGCCAGCCTTAAAGAATTAAAAGCCTTATATGATTTTGGGAAACGGTTAAAAGATGTGATTCAGAACCAATAA
- a CDS encoding universal stress protein has protein sequence MKKLIHSNLIIKPFKSIGIGVAYSPNLKANLFEAARLAVFFKSKLFLIHVGEPSEDKIKMLEVILKNFEKYHLDYEVVFKTGEPVDVILSTSEEKKIDLLILGALQRERFLKYYVGSIARKITRQAKCSILLLIKPSIERVPCKHIVVNGLKDPKTKRTIAASFYVAKQLDAHEITIVEEINKDLISVKVDDDKSLRKATIIRERIKLRENSRIKDILKDIPEAYTENIQVKLQPIFGKKGYSIGHYAQISRADLLVMNAPSKMTFWDRLFPHDIEHILTELPTDVLILQ, from the coding sequence TTGAAGAAATTAATACATTCTAATTTGATTATAAAGCCCTTTAAAAGTATTGGCATTGGCGTTGCATATTCACCAAATCTGAAAGCAAACTTGTTTGAAGCTGCTCGTTTGGCAGTGTTTTTCAAATCGAAATTATTTCTAATACATGTTGGGGAACCCTCTGAAGATAAAATAAAGATGCTTGAGGTCATTCTTAAGAATTTTGAAAAATATCATTTGGATTATGAGGTGGTTTTTAAAACAGGAGAACCTGTGGACGTTATTTTATCTACTTCTGAAGAAAAAAAAATAGATTTATTAATTCTAGGGGCTTTACAACGGGAGCGCTTTTTAAAATATTACGTCGGCTCAATTGCTAGAAAAATTACGCGTCAAGCCAAATGCTCTATTTTACTCTTGATAAAACCATCTATTGAAAGGGTGCCGTGCAAACACATTGTTGTAAACGGCCTAAAAGACCCAAAAACCAAACGTACCATTGCAGCATCATTTTATGTGGCTAAGCAGCTTGATGCGCATGAAATCACGATTGTAGAAGAAATAAACAAAGACTTGATTTCGGTTAAGGTGGATGATGATAAATCCTTGCGAAAAGCGACCATAATAAGAGAACGTATCAAACTCAGGGAGAACTCTAGGATCAAAGACATATTAAAAGATATTCCTGAAGCGTATACTGAAAACATACAAGTCAAGTTGCAACCTATCTTTGGTAAAAAAGGCTACTCCATTGGTCATTATGCACAAATTTCACGTGCTGATTTATTAGTCATGAACGCCCCTTCAAAAATGACCTTTTGGGATCGCTTATTTCCGCATGATATTGAACATATATTAACCGAATTACCAACCGATGTGCTAATTCTGCAATGA
- a CDS encoding cation:proton antiporter has translation MLELAGIIILGILAQWVAWKLKIPAILPLILIGLFVGPVAAEFLSEDGTKWIQPIYKDGKGLFPDTSLFYFVSLAISIILFEGGLTLRMGEIKNVGPIITKLITIGVLVTFFGAALAAHFVFYLTWEISFLFSALIIVTGPTVITPILRNIPLKKDISAVLKWEGILIDPIGALVAVLVFEFISVGAGGEYTKTVLIEFGKIVLFGSTFGFTFAHAINFTINRRWVPHYLLNVFALAAVLGVFVLSDSFAHESGLLAVVVMGMVLGNSNSPYLKELLYFKESLSVLLISILFILLAANINIEDLMLIYNWNAVILFGLVVFLIRPIGVFLSTQGSKLKLNEKLFISWVGPRGIVAAGIASLFGLTLADKGVVDAKYITPLVFMIVLGTVLLNATTARLFAKIAGVFLTKSEGILIVGASKVSRLLGHYLESHGRHVVLIDSNESNIAKAKELGLEAITTNIYSDNLMDNIELNDVGYLMALTGNSDINKYAIDKFSKQFGENGSFRLVTTTEMLDENNNPKQGLFSHTDDFTALLEVTRKHPSIQEIELENREHYETLIKMSNDDKDIIPLFIKDNDGELHIISSYNLDVDTIEKDYQLVYLGKPFDVENV, from the coding sequence ATGTTAGAATTAGCAGGAATCATTATTTTAGGAATATTAGCGCAATGGGTAGCTTGGAAATTAAAAATCCCTGCCATATTACCTTTAATATTAATAGGGTTATTCGTGGGGCCAGTAGCAGCAGAATTTTTATCTGAAGATGGCACCAAATGGATACAGCCCATATATAAAGATGGAAAAGGTTTATTTCCTGATACAAGCCTTTTTTATTTTGTGTCGTTAGCTATTAGTATTATTCTTTTTGAAGGCGGATTAACTTTAAGAATGGGAGAAATCAAAAATGTTGGTCCCATAATAACTAAGTTAATTACCATTGGTGTTTTGGTAACATTTTTTGGAGCCGCTTTAGCAGCTCACTTTGTGTTTTACTTAACTTGGGAAATATCGTTTTTATTTTCAGCATTAATAATTGTGACAGGACCTACAGTAATTACGCCCATTCTTAGAAATATTCCACTAAAAAAAGACATTTCTGCGGTTTTAAAGTGGGAAGGCATATTAATTGATCCTATCGGTGCTTTGGTAGCTGTACTTGTTTTTGAATTTATTAGTGTTGGTGCAGGGGGAGAATATACTAAAACAGTATTAATTGAGTTTGGCAAAATTGTGCTATTCGGATCTACTTTTGGATTTACCTTCGCACATGCCATTAATTTTACAATCAATAGAAGATGGGTGCCTCATTATTTATTGAACGTTTTTGCCCTTGCGGCGGTTCTTGGTGTTTTTGTTTTATCTGATAGCTTTGCACACGAATCTGGCTTATTGGCCGTTGTTGTTATGGGTATGGTGTTAGGCAATTCAAATTCTCCGTATTTAAAAGAGCTGCTTTATTTTAAAGAATCATTAAGTGTATTATTAATATCCATATTATTCATTTTACTAGCCGCAAATATTAATATAGAAGATTTAATGCTAATCTATAATTGGAATGCCGTTATTCTATTTGGGCTAGTTGTTTTTTTAATTCGACCAATTGGCGTGTTTTTAAGCACTCAGGGATCTAAATTAAAATTGAACGAAAAACTTTTTATTAGCTGGGTTGGCCCCAGAGGAATAGTGGCTGCAGGGATTGCATCTTTATTTGGACTTACACTTGCAGATAAGGGTGTGGTGGATGCCAAATATATAACACCATTGGTGTTTATGATAGTTTTGGGAACTGTTTTGCTTAATGCCACCACGGCACGCCTATTTGCTAAAATTGCTGGAGTTTTTCTAACAAAATCTGAAGGGATATTAATTGTAGGTGCTTCTAAGGTCTCAAGGTTATTAGGTCATTATTTAGAAAGTCACGGAAGACACGTGGTTTTGATTGACAGTAATGAAAGTAATATAGCCAAGGCTAAAGAATTAGGGTTAGAAGCTATTACTACCAACATATATTCAGATAACTTAATGGATAATATTGAGCTTAACGATGTAGGATATTTAATGGCACTAACCGGAAACTCTGATATTAATAAGTATGCTATTGATAAATTTAGTAAGCAATTCGGGGAGAACGGATCATTCAGATTAGTTACGACCACTGAAATGCTAGATGAAAACAACAATCCAAAACAGGGCTTGTTTTCGCACACAGATGATTTTACAGCACTTTTAGAGGTTACACGAAAACATCCATCCATTCAAGAAATTGAATTAGAAAACAGAGAACATTATGAAACCTTAATTAAAATGTCTAACGATGATAAGGACATTATTCCACTATTTATCAAGGACAATGACGGTGAGTTGCACATCATTTCTTCATATAACCTAGATGTTGACACTATTGAAAAGGATTATCAATTGGTGTACTTAGGAAAACCTTTTGATGTAGAAAATGTTTAA
- a CDS encoding glycoside hydrolase family 31 protein, with protein MILNTELEYKGNLFPSNITSYKKKVDTLTFTTENNVVLQVTVVRDSVLRFRYTTTSIFENDFSYAITKYASSGYNFLEVTEDDAHYIITTAKLICYISKIDLRTAIYDAKDNTLICEDELGFHWEESYQFGGNIVKMSKIAQEGESYYGLGDKPVDNNLKGKRFENWVTDSYAYGKNTDPIYKAIPFYTGLHRKKSYGIFFDNTFRSFFDFCSERRNITSFWAQGGEMNYYFIYGPEMSEVVANYTDLTGKPHEMPALWTLGYHQCKWSYYPESKVKEVAKKFRELKIPCDALYLDIDYMEGFRCFTWNKEYFPDPKRMVKELEDDGFKTIVIIDPGIKIDPEYSVFKEALDKDYFCKRADGPYMKGKVWPGECYFPDFTNPEVRDWWAGLFQDLVENIGVKGVWNDMNEPAVMDVPGKTFPNDVRHDYDGNHCSHRKAHNVYGMQMARATYQGLKKFSYPKRPFVITRAAYSGTQRYTSSWTGDNVATWEHLTIANLQAQRMCMSGFSFIGSDIGGFAEQPNGELYARWIQLGVFHPFCRTHSSGDHGDQEPWAFGTNITDVVRKFIELRYQLLPYLYTSFWRYANEGIPILKSLVLFDQHDTHTHYRNDEFIFGEKILACPITEPNAKGRRMYFPMGEWYNFWTDEIVTGGQELWVDADLDSMPVFIKAGAMIPKYPVQQYVGEKTIDQLMVDVYYKLGKEKSQVYEDAHDGYDYKKGRYSLRNFSLIGKKKELIIQQHKSGKYMTPYKTFKLKLHGLPFKVSKIKIDKEEFLFEDIKVNGDNTLIVNKDFTEIHILS; from the coding sequence ATGATATTAAATACTGAATTAGAATATAAAGGGAATTTATTCCCATCCAATATAACTTCATATAAGAAAAAAGTTGACACACTTACTTTCACAACAGAAAACAATGTTGTTTTACAGGTTACTGTGGTTAGAGATAGTGTGCTGAGGTTTCGATATACTACAACATCCATTTTTGAAAATGATTTCTCTTACGCCATCACCAAATACGCAAGTAGTGGTTATAATTTTTTAGAGGTCACAGAAGATGATGCCCATTATATTATTACAACGGCAAAGCTTATTTGTTATATATCTAAAATTGACCTGCGTACGGCTATCTATGATGCCAAAGACAATACACTCATCTGTGAAGACGAATTAGGCTTCCATTGGGAAGAAAGTTATCAGTTTGGCGGCAACATTGTAAAAATGTCTAAAATAGCTCAAGAAGGCGAGAGTTATTATGGCCTTGGCGACAAACCTGTTGATAACAACCTAAAAGGAAAGCGTTTTGAAAACTGGGTGACCGATTCTTATGCTTACGGAAAAAATACAGATCCCATTTATAAGGCCATTCCATTCTATACGGGGCTTCATCGTAAAAAATCCTATGGTATCTTTTTCGATAACACCTTTAGATCTTTTTTCGATTTTTGTTCAGAACGCAGAAATATAACCAGTTTTTGGGCGCAAGGTGGCGAGATGAATTACTATTTTATCTATGGGCCAGAAATGTCTGAAGTAGTTGCTAACTATACAGACTTAACAGGCAAGCCTCATGAAATGCCAGCCTTATGGACCTTAGGATACCATCAATGTAAATGGAGTTATTATCCAGAGTCAAAAGTCAAGGAGGTTGCTAAGAAATTTCGCGAATTAAAAATTCCTTGTGATGCGCTCTATTTAGATATCGATTATATGGAAGGTTTCAGGTGTTTTACTTGGAATAAAGAATATTTTCCAGACCCTAAAAGAATGGTTAAGGAGCTTGAAGATGACGGCTTTAAAACTATTGTTATTATAGATCCAGGTATAAAAATAGATCCTGAGTACAGCGTTTTTAAGGAAGCCTTAGATAAAGACTACTTCTGTAAACGTGCCGATGGCCCATATATGAAAGGAAAAGTTTGGCCTGGGGAGTGTTATTTTCCAGATTTTACAAATCCGGAAGTTCGCGATTGGTGGGCAGGTTTATTCCAAGACCTTGTTGAAAACATTGGGGTTAAAGGCGTGTGGAACGATATGAACGAGCCTGCGGTTATGGATGTGCCGGGAAAAACATTTCCTAATGATGTGAGACATGATTATGATGGCAACCATTGCAGTCATAGAAAAGCCCACAATGTGTACGGCATGCAAATGGCTCGCGCAACGTATCAAGGTCTAAAGAAATTCTCATACCCAAAGCGTCCCTTTGTAATAACAAGAGCCGCTTATTCTGGCACACAACGTTATACTTCAAGTTGGACGGGTGATAACGTCGCTACTTGGGAACATTTAACGATAGCCAACCTACAGGCACAACGCATGTGTATGTCTGGGTTTTCATTTATTGGATCGGATATTGGTGGGTTTGCAGAACAACCAAATGGCGAATTATATGCCCGTTGGATTCAGTTAGGCGTCTTTCATCCGTTTTGTAGAACGCACTCTTCCGGAGATCATGGTGACCAAGAGCCCTGGGCCTTTGGAACAAACATTACCGATGTTGTAAGAAAGTTTATTGAATTAAGATATCAACTTTTACCTTACTTATATACCTCTTTTTGGAGGTATGCTAATGAAGGGATTCCTATCCTTAAATCGTTAGTTTTATTCGACCAGCACGATACGCATACACATTATAGAAACGATGAATTTATTTTTGGTGAAAAAATATTAGCTTGCCCTATTACCGAACCAAATGCTAAGGGTAGACGTATGTATTTCCCAATGGGCGAATGGTATAATTTCTGGACAGATGAAATCGTGACAGGCGGTCAAGAATTATGGGTTGATGCCGATTTGGATTCCATGCCTGTTTTTATAAAAGCTGGTGCTATGATTCCTAAATACCCAGTTCAACAATATGTTGGAGAAAAAACCATTGATCAATTAATGGTTGACGTGTATTATAAATTAGGGAAAGAAAAGTCTCAAGTTTATGAAGATGCGCATGACGGTTATGATTATAAGAAAGGGCGATACAGTTTAAGAAACTTTAGCCTAATTGGCAAAAAGAAAGAACTTATCATCCAGCAACACAAGTCTGGTAAATATATGACGCCATATAAAACATTCAAATTGAAATTGCATGGCTTACCTTTTAAAGTTTCAAAAATTAAAATAGATAAAGAAGAATTTTTATTTGAAGATATAAAAGTTAACGGCGATAATACCTTAATTGTCAACAAAGACTTTACGGAAATTCATATCCTTTCCTAA
- the glgB gene encoding 1,4-alpha-glucan branching protein GlgB, which translates to MAQVKPYSLFTDFDINLFKAGKHYRLYEKFGSHLVTVDGIDGVYFAVWAPSAKQVSVIGDFNYWLEGEHQLNVRWDHSGIWEGFIPLVEKGSTYKYKIQSNNNDIKTEKADPYARRCEHPPNTASIVWDDSYSWKDKSWMKKRKKNNALDAPYSVYEVHLGSWKRHLEEDRFLSYFELADDLVTYVKDMNFTHVELMPIMEFPYDPSWGYQLTGYFAPSSRFGYPEEFKYLVDKLHQNDIGIILDWVPSHFPEDAHGLGFFDGSNLYEHPDKKRGYHQDWKSLIFNYGRNEVKSFLISNAVFWLDQYHADGLRVDAVASMLFLDYSREEGEWDPNIHGGRENLEAIAFLKELNEEIYSSFPDVQTIAEESTAFPGVSKPVFLGGLGFGMKWMMGWMHDTLEYFGKDPVYRKFHQNDITFSLAYAFTENFMLPLSHDEVVYGKNSILGRMPGDEWQRFANLRLLYGYMFTHPGTKLLFMGSEFGQYNEWNFQESLDWNLLEFEPHKNLQNYYKELNAFYKSTGALHEKGFSEDGFEWISFDDHENCVISYIRKGKKPENNVVVVCNMTPTLRENYRIGLPNKGKLEEVFNSDAKDFGGSGVSNKKPVTIKKQAWNGKDYSAEITLAPLAVTIFKMNK; encoded by the coding sequence ATGGCACAGGTAAAACCTTATAGTTTATTTACAGATTTTGATATCAATCTTTTTAAGGCTGGTAAGCATTACAGGCTTTATGAAAAGTTTGGGTCGCATTTAGTTACCGTTGATGGTATTGATGGCGTATATTTTGCCGTTTGGGCGCCTAGTGCAAAACAAGTTTCTGTAATAGGTGATTTCAATTATTGGCTGGAAGGCGAGCATCAATTAAATGTGCGTTGGGACCATAGCGGTATTTGGGAAGGCTTTATTCCTCTTGTTGAAAAAGGAAGCACTTATAAATATAAAATCCAGAGCAATAACAACGATATAAAAACAGAAAAAGCAGATCCATACGCCAGGCGATGTGAACATCCACCAAATACAGCTTCTATAGTTTGGGATGATTCCTATTCGTGGAAAGATAAATCTTGGATGAAAAAGCGTAAAAAAAATAATGCCTTAGATGCGCCTTACTCAGTTTACGAAGTGCATTTAGGATCATGGAAACGCCATTTAGAAGAAGATCGCTTTTTATCGTATTTCGAATTGGCAGATGATTTAGTGACCTATGTTAAGGATATGAATTTCACACATGTAGAGCTTATGCCTATTATGGAATTTCCGTATGACCCATCTTGGGGCTACCAACTCACTGGGTATTTTGCACCTTCTTCAAGGTTTGGTTATCCTGAAGAGTTTAAATATTTAGTTGATAAATTACATCAAAACGATATCGGTATTATACTCGATTGGGTGCCCTCACACTTCCCTGAAGACGCTCACGGGCTTGGGTTTTTTGACGGTTCAAATCTATATGAACATCCCGATAAAAAAAGAGGCTACCACCAAGACTGGAAGAGCCTTATATTCAATTATGGTCGTAATGAAGTCAAATCCTTTTTAATAAGTAATGCCGTATTTTGGCTGGATCAATACCACGCCGATGGTTTGCGGGTAGATGCCGTAGCCTCTATGTTATTCTTAGACTATTCCCGTGAAGAGGGAGAATGGGATCCTAATATTCACGGTGGAAGAGAAAATTTAGAAGCCATTGCATTTTTGAAAGAATTGAATGAAGAAATATACAGTTCCTTCCCAGATGTACAAACTATAGCCGAAGAGTCCACCGCATTTCCAGGGGTTTCAAAGCCGGTTTTTTTAGGCGGTTTAGGGTTCGGGATGAAATGGATGATGGGCTGGATGCATGATACTTTAGAGTACTTTGGAAAAGACCCGGTGTATAGAAAATTTCATCAAAATGACATTACCTTTAGTTTAGCTTACGCATTTACAGAGAATTTTATGCTACCCCTTTCTCATGACGAAGTGGTGTATGGCAAAAACTCCATTTTAGGCAGAATGCCTGGAGATGAGTGGCAACGTTTTGCCAACCTCAGGCTCTTATACGGTTACATGTTTACACACCCCGGCACGAAATTATTATTTATGGGTAGTGAATTTGGACAATATAACGAATGGAATTTTCAAGAAAGCTTGGATTGGAATCTTTTGGAATTTGAGCCACATAAAAACCTTCAAAACTACTATAAGGAATTAAACGCGTTTTATAAATCTACAGGAGCACTTCACGAAAAAGGTTTTAGTGAAGACGGGTTTGAGTGGATCAGTTTTGATGATCATGAAAATTGTGTCATCTCATATATTCGAAAAGGAAAAAAGCCTGAGAATAACGTTGTCGTGGTTTGTAATATGACGCCTACGTTAAGAGAAAATTACCGCATAGGTCTTCCAAATAAAGGAAAATTAGAAGAAGTTTTTAATAGCGATGCTAAGGATTTTGGTGGTAGTGGGGTTTCTAATAAAAAGCCTGTCACCATAAAAAAACAAGCATGGAATGGTAAAGATTATTCCGCTGAAATCACTCTGGCTCCACTAGCGGTAACCATTTTTAAGATGAATAAGTAA
- a CDS encoding maltokinase N-terminal cap-like domain-containing protein, whose amino-acid sequence MSKKETSRTAPSTFNFDTNWEALLENKGFVKAFLSDVLEDYIITQRWFGGKASKIKYIELAEYFRIQQDGEVYYGLLLEVDFVEAFYQHYFLPIAFVSDESFAKKDRILPISIKGQEGYIIDAINLESFRKLVFQRILNAEPNDRTRVQYHKSDTFTNLQYESSRFMGLEQSNTSIVYNEKYVLKFFRRIFADKNPDYEMSRFLSEKKEFKNIPKYLGSVNIIDADNVHITIALMQDMVENEGDAWDYMLKEFHKVFSNIEYKKININALTPAERFKSLSIQDVPPEIIDWAGLNLFIKVQTIAKRTAEMHIALGSEFEDTAFTSAHFNVDYEVWLKNRLLYQFQNRLNAIENNLHKLNGLTLNLAHQLLDQKNTIRKRFIAFDWTKLKGERIRVHGDYHLGQILVQDDDFYILDFEGEPESTIRDRKVKQPPLKDVAGLFRSFHYALYATIFNNADKYKQSQDDLFKAAELLYNYLIGVFLGTYIVEIQDANINIGYNQERIFLLKYSLLEKAIYELGYELNLRPQWAVIPLKGISNIINH is encoded by the coding sequence ATGTCTAAAAAAGAAACGTCTCGAACGGCACCTTCAACCTTTAATTTTGACACCAATTGGGAGGCCTTATTAGAAAATAAAGGTTTTGTAAAAGCCTTTCTTTCAGATGTTTTAGAAGATTATATCATCACCCAACGTTGGTTTGGTGGTAAAGCAAGTAAAATAAAATATATTGAACTCGCTGAATATTTCCGTATTCAACAAGATGGTGAAGTATATTACGGTTTACTTTTAGAGGTTGATTTTGTCGAGGCCTTCTATCAACATTATTTTCTACCTATTGCTTTTGTTTCCGACGAAAGTTTTGCCAAAAAAGATAGAATTCTGCCTATTAGCATAAAAGGTCAAGAAGGTTATATTATTGACGCTATTAATCTGGAATCGTTTAGAAAACTCGTATTTCAGCGTATTTTAAATGCAGAACCAAATGATAGAACACGTGTTCAATATCATAAAAGTGATACGTTTACAAATCTTCAATACGAATCTTCACGATTTATGGGCTTAGAGCAAAGCAACACCTCTATTGTCTATAATGAAAAATACGTTTTAAAATTTTTTAGAAGAATTTTTGCCGATAAAAATCCGGACTACGAAATGAGTCGGTTCTTATCAGAAAAAAAGGAATTTAAAAATATTCCTAAATACTTAGGAAGTGTCAATATTATCGATGCAGACAATGTCCATATTACCATTGCCCTAATGCAAGACATGGTTGAAAACGAAGGCGATGCTTGGGACTATATGCTTAAAGAGTTTCATAAAGTGTTTTCGAATATTGAATACAAAAAAATCAATATAAATGCACTAACACCAGCAGAACGTTTTAAAAGTCTGAGTATTCAAGATGTTCCACCAGAAATTATAGATTGGGCGGGCTTAAACCTCTTTATAAAAGTACAGACCATCGCAAAACGCACGGCCGAAATGCATATTGCACTAGGCTCGGAGTTTGAGGACACGGCATTTACATCAGCTCATTTTAATGTCGATTATGAAGTTTGGCTTAAAAATAGACTGCTGTATCAATTTCAAAATCGGTTAAATGCTATTGAGAATAATTTGCACAAACTTAATGGTTTAACCTTAAATTTGGCACATCAGCTCCTAGATCAAAAAAACACCATCCGTAAGCGTTTTATTGCCTTTGATTGGACGAAATTAAAAGGGGAACGTATTCGGGTTCATGGCGATTATCATTTAGGGCAAATCCTTGTTCAAGACGATGACTTTTATATTCTGGATTTTGAAGGTGAGCCAGAAAGCACCATTCGTGACAGAAAGGTAAAGCAACCTCCATTAAAAGATGTGGCAGGGTTATTTCGTTCGTTTCACTATGCGTTGTACGCCACAATTTTTAATAACGCAGATAAATACAAACAATCGCAAGACGACTTGTTTAAAGCAGCAGAATTATTATACAACTACTTAATAGGCGTATTTTTAGGAACCTATATTGTAGAAATTCAAGATGCCAACATCAATATTGGCTATAACCAAGAACGCATTTTCTTATTAAAATACTCATTATTGGAAAAAGCAATTTACGAATTGGGATACGAACTTAATTTGCGTCCGCAATGGGCAGTCATTCCCTTAAAAGGAATCTCTAATATTATAAATCACTAA